The proteins below come from a single Camarhynchus parvulus chromosome 29, STF_HiC, whole genome shotgun sequence genomic window:
- the LOC115914599 gene encoding methyltransferase-like protein 7A, translating into MPEATASALLLRAGLALLAWPIYLLSFLGIWEPFCRKVFFPFFLEKIAGAHDKKSKKYKQELFRNLPDFRGPSGELRLLEIGTGSGSNFQFYPAGCKVTCTDINPNFQEGLSRNMKKNQHLHYEQFLVAAGEDLRQVPSGSVDAVVCTLVLCSVQSVSSTLREVLRVLRPGGAFYFLEHVAAEHSSWTYFWQQVCYPTWKLVFAGCCLTRELWKNLEEAKFSELKIQHISVAIPWMPIEPHIVGYGVK; encoded by the exons ATGCCAGAGGCCACTGCAAGCGCCCTCCTGCTCCGTGCTGGCCTGGCACTGCTAGCCTGGCCCATCTACCTGCTGTCCTTCCTGGGCATCTGGGAGCCTTTCTGCAGGAAggtcttctttcctttcttcttagAAAAGATTGCTGGAGCTCACGACAAGAAATCAAAGAAGTACAAGCAGGAGTTGTTCCGCAATCTGCCTGACTTCAGGGGCCCCTCCGGGGAGCTGCGGCTGCTGGAGATCGGCACCGGCAGCGGCTCCAACTTCCAGTTCTACCCAGCGGGCTGCAAAGTCACTTGCACCGACATCAACCCCAACTTCCAGGAGGGCCTCTCCAGAAACATGAAGAAGAACCAGCACCTCCACTATGAGCAGTTCCTGGTGGCTGCGGGAGAGGACCTGCGGCAGGTGCCCAGCGGCTCGGTGGATGCTGTGGTTTGCaccctggtgctgtgctccGTGCAGAGCGTCAGCAGCACCCTGAGGGAAGTGCTCCGAGTGCTCCGGCCG GGAGGAGCTTTCTATTTCTTGGAGCACGTGGCCGCTGAGCATTCCAGCTGGACGTATTTTTGGCAGCAAGTCTGTTACCCGACTTGGAAACTCGTCTTTGCTGGATGCTGCCTCACGAGAGAGCTGTGGAAGAATCTGGAAGAGGCAAAGTTTTCCGAGCTGAAGATACAGCACATCAGCGTGGCGATACCCTGGATGCCCATCGAGCCACACATTGTGGGGTATGGGGTGAAGTAA